One segment of Solanum stenotomum isolate F172 chromosome 1, ASM1918654v1, whole genome shotgun sequence DNA contains the following:
- the LOC125863977 gene encoding pentatricopeptide repeat-containing protein At1g26900, mitochondrial → MNIAFKSYCSHHLRQTFKQFSRHCSTFSSDQNLISQLQSCKKISETTQFHALMIKTGQDQIPFTLSKLLACSIQFTDYTSSIFKYVKSPNLYMFNTMLRSYSISDDPQKGLVFFNYMREQNVVLDQFAFVSVLRSCIRLLEKWTGLAVHSVVLRSGFDLFLDLKNTLLNFYCVCGGIRCAHQLFDEFSKKDLVSWNTLMGGYLCVSNYSAVLDMFVELRRDGISASVTTMLIVLSAIGELRISLVGESLHGYCIKIGFCDSLKVITALISMYGKIGCVSSGRSLFDEAYPKDVVLWNCLIDGYAKNGLLEEALFLLREMKVQRLKPNSSTLASLLSSCACSGALNKGEYIQNFVEDQQLVLDPVHGTALIDMYAKCGLLVKAVNVFDSMETKDVKCWTAMIMGYGVHGEAKDAIALFHRMEDEGFRPNEVTFLAVFSACSHGGLVAEGISCFRKMILEYGLTPKIEHYGCLTDILGRAGLLETARELIKGLPIEGDATAWRSLLAACRVHGSVELGKQVTKELEQRFGEHPADALLLNGTYAIAGILPEERDMLEVKAKEVGSSLSGKKEAGCSSIELCDHSQIFLSQCEVR, encoded by the coding sequence ATGAACATAGCCTTTAAATCCTACTGTTCACATCATCTAAGACAAACCTTCAAACAATTTTCAAGACATTGTTCTACATTTTCTTCAGATCAAAATCTCATTTCTCAGTTACAATCATGCAAAAAAATCTCAGAAACCACTCAATTTCATGCCCTAATGATCAAAACTGGCCAAGACCAAATTCCTTTCACTCTAAGCAAACTCCTCGCATGTTCAATCCAGTTTACAGATTATACATCTTCTATTTTCAAGTATGTAAAAAGCCCAAATCTTTATATGTTTAATACCATGCTTCGTAGCTATTCAATTAGTGATGATCCACAAAAGGGTCTTGTGTTTTTCAACTATATGAGAGAACAAAATGTTGTTCTTGATCAATTTGCTTTTGTTTCTGTGCTTCGATCTTGTATACGTTTATTGGAGAAATGGACTGGTCTAGCTGTTCATTCAGTTGTTTTGAGATCTGGGTTTGATTTGTTTCTTGATTTGAAGAATAcccttttgaatttttattgtgtttgtgGGGGAATCCGTTGTGCACACCAGCTGTTCGATGAATTTTCAAAGAAGGATTTGGTTTCCTGGAACACTTTGATGGGTGGTTATCTTTGTGTAAGTAATTATTCTGCTGTTTTGGATATGTTTGTAGAGTTGCGTAGGGATGGTATTTCTGCTAGTGTCACGACGATGTTGATTGTTTTGTCTGCGATTGGTGAGTTAAGGATTTCTTTGGTAGGGGAATCCCTGCATGGTTATTGCATAAAGATTGGATTTTGCGATAGTTTGAAGGTGATAACTGCCTTGATATCTATGTATGGGAAGATAGGCTGCGTTAGTTCAGGCCGTAGTCTATTTGATGAAGCTTATCCGAAAGATGTTGTCTTGTGGAACTGTTTGATAGATGGATATGCTAAAAACGGATTGCTAGAAGAGGCATTGTTTCTATTGAGGGAAATGAAGGTTCAAAGATTGAAGCCGAATTCGTCAACCTTGGCAAGCTTGCTTTCCTCTTGTGCTTGCTCCGGAGCTCTTAATAAGGGTGAATATATTCAGAACTTTGTGGAAGACCAGCAGTTAGTTTTGGATCCAGTTCATGGAACGGCATTGATCGATATGTATGCCAAGTGTGGGTTGCTTGTGAAGGCAGTTAATGTTTTTGACAGTATGGAGACTAAAGACGTGAAGTGTTGGACTGCAATGATAATGGGTTATGGGGTACATGGGGAGGCAAAGGATGCTATTGCACTCTTCCACAGAATGGAGGATGAAGGTTTTAGGCCTAATGAAGTGACTTTTTTGGCAGTATTTAGTGCTTGTAGTCATGGGGGACTGGTGGCAGAGGGCATCAGCTGTTTTAGGAAAATGATCCTAGAATATGGCTTGACTCCTAAAATTGAGCATTATGGATGTTTGACTGATATCTTAGGTCGTGCTGGATTGCTTGAAACAGCACGAGAACTAATAAAAGGTTTGCCCATTGAGGGGGATGCTACTGCATGGCGTTCCCTACTAGCAGCATGCAGAGTCCATGGTAGTGTTGAGTTGGGAAAACAAGTGACGAAAGAACTAGAACAGAGATTTGGCGAACACCCTGCTGATGCACTACTTCTGAATGGTACTTATGCGATCGCTGGGATATTGCCCGAGGAGAGAGACATGTTAGAGGTGAAGGCAAAAGAGGTGGGATCTTCTCTCAGTGGGAAGAAGGAAGCTGGATGCAGCTCAATTGAATTATGTGATCATAGCCAGATTTTTCTTAGCCAATGTGAAGTACGCTAG